The Macrobrachium rosenbergii isolate ZJJX-2024 chromosome 56, ASM4041242v1, whole genome shotgun sequence genome includes a region encoding these proteins:
- the LOC136836147 gene encoding uncharacterized protein: MFQIEGNVYMVYADRLTGWLEAAHYPSGAMSNKISNHLRSYFSRWGAQEQISNDGGTNLASEEMEAFRRWGVKVHLSSAQYPQSNGRAEAAVKSAKRLLEKTHQKVEP; the protein is encoded by the coding sequence ATGTTTCAAATAGAAGGCAATGTATACATGGTATATGCAGACAGACTAACTGGTTGGTTAGAAGCAGCTCACTACCCGAGTGGCGCCATGTCCAACAAAATAAGCAATCACCTTCGATCCTACTTTTCACGTTGGGGAGCCCAAGAACAAATATCGAATGATGGAGGTACCAACTTAGCCAGCGAGGAGATGGAGGCCTTCAGGAGATGGGGAGTTAAGGTCCATCTGTCGTCAGCCCAGTATCCCCAGTCCAACGGCAGGGCAGAAGCAGCTGTCAAATCGGCAAAGAGGCTACTcgagaaaacacatcaaaaggtGGAGCCCTGA